A stretch of DNA from Echeneis naucrates chromosome 3, fEcheNa1.1, whole genome shotgun sequence:
gctcctcctgcttcatcctcctcaggaagttcactgtgatcatTAGAAATGactctctgctcttcatcccCCTCGTTCTTGaagaattgtgggtaatcttGACTCAGAATACTTTTGATTTTTCTAGCTCATTCTTCAAAAAACTGtgctctcctccagcagctcaaaGTCTGTATTATGATGTTTGGCAGACTGAAACCTGACAAACTAAGTTCTCCTGAACACcaaggagaaaagacacaaatacacgTTTGGTGTGGCGTTAAAAGCTGATCTAAAGCTCTTCCCTGTtaatgaaacagtcaaagcaCAAACCACTTCAatgcctattttttttttccaagaaacCTTTATTGACCTCAGTCTCCCATTCATCTCATGACTTAGGTCTTATACAAAAGAAGTTACAGTTGTTGCTTCCCTacatcacacaaaacaaaaaacatgagtCTCTTAATGACCTGTGATATATTCAGGGACTAGATCTGAGTGCGTGTCCTGCTACAGAGCCTTAACATCCGTGACAGAAGTTTCTATTGTCTGATGAAGTTAATGAGGTTGTGGGAAATGCATCATCATTATTCCAGCTTACTCACTAAGTTCATTTGGTCTAAAGCTTCATCTCAGCTCATGTCGGTGCAtcgtgtttgtctgtctgctggaATTTGGGGCTCTGTGTACACTGTCCCAGTCCTCGTGGCTGCAGCGCTCTGTAATTATGTTAATAACATTTACTCACAATCCAGCATGTCCCCATTAGATCCCTGACTTGGATGTAACTGGGTAATTCGGACCAGGAGTCACACCCATGAGTTCAACCGTCAACTTCAGCTTTGCTAAGGATTATTATAACTGTTTTGTGCAACGGAATATCAGAACCATTTGAATAAACATGATCATGATCGTGATCATGATTAGCTTTGACTGAGAGGAAACAGATGTCACCGAAACCAGTAGATCAGaaattttaagcaaacaaaGATGCAGGACGTCCTTTTGTTCCTTTCCTGTACTATGATATCACTGGCTCAAAATTTTAATCCACATTGATTagtgatttgttgtttttttttttaactataaagGCTTATTTTGGTGCTAAAAACCTTTCGAGCTTAATAAATTCAGTATCAGCAGCCCAGATACTAGTTGCTGGGCTGTTCAATAAGAACCTTATTACAAAAGgttgtattttgaaatgttaaaaccCTTCTGTTGACAAATGGGATGTGATGACTGTAAAGACAAGTTGCATGTAGACTGGAGATAAATAGAACATATATTTTGTGAATTATGATAAAATACAAAGACATACGGCCCACTGCTGTGGCCCATCAAAAAGAGCATCCATCAGCAGTATTTCACTCTCACAAATATTTATTCTGTAAAACTCTGGGAAAGCTGGACATCACCCTGAGTTGAGCTTTTCATCTTTAATAAGCCAATCTGATATAGTCTATACCTGTATCTACTACATAcatggcctgtactgtaaatgaTGAAAAGTTGGTTGTAATCCCTTGAGGAAAATTCCCCATCTTCATTATGGTCCACGTAAAGCACATCCAGGTGAAAGTTCAGTTCCAGCTGTCCAGCTCTCTTTGGTCATCCTCTTTGATAAATTTCATATGATAAGTCCTGTGTGCCGGGTCTCTCCATTATTCAGCCTCAAGTCTACAAGATTAGTTTTTGACCCAGGATCTTGCGGTTTATCTCAGCCAAGgccacagaaaaaacaaaggctTTTTCATCAGAAAGACTGGCATAAATATCCACTTCCTTCTCTTGTTTCTCTGCAAAcatgataaaatacaaataatcaGAGAAAATCCAGTTTGGCAAAACTGTATTTCGCTAATctcacaaagaaagagagaatacAAAGAACAGTACGGCAAAAATGCTCAGGCAAGGGTGCGTCTTGCCTTAGACTGATTTGGGAGGGAGACCCAAAGGTTTCATTCACAGATAGGGAATGACGTAGGATCTTACAAAACAGAACTCAGAACTAGGCTTGTCCAATTCAAGATCCTGAACAGAGTCGATTACCCCACACCCCCCAAGCTATATAGAGTCAAGTTAAAACAAAACCCAGACTGCTGGAGATGCCAGAACAGGAAGGCACCCTGACTCCCATGCTGTGgagctgtcaaaaaaaataCAGGACTTCAGGTTTGAGATTCACAGAAATGTTACAAAGATTATAGAGCGTGATATGCCCTTTTTCAAGAGGCTGTATATTGTGGGGGGCCCATCCCTGCTTGATGACTTCCCATTCCATGCTGCAGAGTGGGTCCAGGTAGCACTGATGCTGGGGCGCAAACTTATAATTTCAGAATGGAAGACACCTTCACGCCCCCGTCAACCCCGGCACACTCACTTAGCCAGATTAGCCGCACTGGAGGGACCATCATACAGACTGATAAACAGAATGGAAAACTTTACTTTGAAATGGGAGCGATATTTATCGATATCTAACATGAAAGAGCCTGATTAGGAGATATAGTAACCAATCTGAACATGACAGATCAGCATTGTGTGCATGTAACGATCTGTTATTATTCTTTGTCTTTAccacccccccttcccctttttaattatgtttttgttgtgctgccctgtttttttttttagattgttcttgtcttattttttcctttttgccacTGTATAATATAGatatttgtttagtttgtgCAGACAAGTCTCTGCATTATTAAGTCCCAGCATTTGCCACGTTTACTTGTAATGTGCGAAAATCTAAATCTCcaaaaattattattcataaaaaataaaaaaaaaagagtattaCAGCAAAAAGTATATCACATGGATGAGAAATATGAATGATGGACAAACATTAATGATAAAAATTAATAGCACGTGGAGAGTAATAACAGTTGGCAATATGACATAGTTGAGTTGTGCTATCTGAAATGTCAAGACGCTCCTTCCCTGTAGAATACAACTGctaacaaaaaatattttacctttCTCCTCATCCTGTTTCTTCAGCCCCACTGATTTTGGTCGGCCCCGCCCCCTCCGAAtgggatctgattggctgttggaCCGAGACCGTCTCCTGTTCTCCATGTCGCTGGTCAAAGGAGAATCAATCCTCTCTCTACGAATGCGCTCAGTCCTTCTCCGCTTAAGGTCCAGCTTCtctgcagatgaaaacaaacaaaaataaaaacacagcagatgtCTTGGTGTGTTAGACTGGCTCCAGGCTGCCATCTCATTTGATCTGATCTGGTATTGtgtgaaaaaaactgaataatgaAGTGAAAACAGATGGTCTGGTCAAGGAGGAGATACTATTTTAAAGgtgtgtaataataataataatgtgatgcCCTGATCACCACTGTAGTaccatttatcattttaactGAGTGTTTTATTAAAGAGAAGTGAACAGGAACCTTGCGGTCACTCTGGCTGAACTCCAATTAGCCAGACTCTCAGGGTGGATGGataatttgatcattttcaggTGTCTCCAGAGATGTTCGATTGGGTCAGGGTTCTGTGAGCCCAAATATTGACCCAAAAGCCTGGGCCCAGTCCCAGGTCCTGAGGGCTTTGCACCAGGTTTTTTCTGGATATCCCTGTTCTTTACTCCGTTCAAGTTTCCCCCAACCCTGATCACTCTTTCAATCCCTGTCACTGAAAATCACTGCCTGATGGTGTAAGGGGATTTTAGCACCCTTTGGATAGTGCCAGGTCCTGGATGAGCAAGGACTGGTTTTCTCAGCTCTGTCAGAGCAGACAATCTTGTCCTTCAGGCACGAGTCATTTTGTCCAGCTCAGTGGAGCTGTTTGACGGTGGTGCCTTTCCATCATCTCCACACAGCTCAGGTTATTGGTCACTTCTTTTATCCAGGTGTAAAAAGTGTGGGCATAAATTTAAGAAATTTGGCTCTCTTTGTCATTATGGGACAATAAAGGCAGATTAATaaaggttttatatatatatatatatatatatatatatatatatatatatatatatatatatatatatatatatatatatatatatatatatatatatatatatatatatctcccCCTCCCCAGATTTTAGTATAATGCGCCAACATAAATGTGTCTGAAATCTGTATGTAGATTTACATGgaggaagcaaacaaacaaggtCACAGAGACTCCAGatttaatttgtctttgttgaGGCTGAATCTTACCTGCAATGGCTGGAGAACGCTCGTTTGACTTGGCGTTTAGAAGCTTTCTGCTAATAAACACAAAACCGCATGGGCAGGACTTGCATGCAACTGGAATCTAGAGAGAACAAATAGGAATGAAAGACTgaattctttttctctctgtcatacAAACAGACTACATCTGACATACAAAATGGAACCGGTGTCATATGACACCCAAAGCAGAGTTCAGATGagttccttgtttttttttttgtttttttttttgtctcatggTTTAGACATGGTTTTGGTGGTAACTGcgacattttaaaaattttatgaaaataacAACTACTTCATCAGACAAAGTCGtggaaatagaaaatgttatttcatctATTAACTTCATTATATTccaataaaattaaacatacaACAAAGTATGTAATTCAGAAGGGAAGTCGAGCTGAATTTAGAGGTGTACTCTTGGTGTCTCGACAGTTAGACCAGGAGGACTGACAGTCTTGGTCAGCTGAGCAGCTAGCTGGATTTGCTCCCTCAGTAAACTGGTTAATAGAAATAGAAACTGTTCACCTTAGACACAGAATTTCTCTGCGCTTACAGACACATGAAAATTATGTTTAGAATTACCCTCAGACTATATTCTGCATCCTTAACCTGATCAATGCGCCAAGTGCAGTTACAAAGGCCGATCATTTTTGATTCTACAGTGTTCTTTAAGGTGCGACTGCATTTCCATCGTTGGAGAATTTCGACCTATAACATTGTTTTGAGCAGTATTTTAATGTTGGACTCTTCAAAAAGTTAACAGTGTAACCGACAGTTACATTCAGTTTTGGCTTTTGACAGTAGGGGGGAGTGTGGCCTAACTGGTTGGAAGCAGTCTTTAGCATGCCCCGCTATCACAGAGTTTGTGTTCCATTATAAACCATTGATTTTCTTGGCCACAATTTTAAactttatctttgtgtgttggtttgcTAACCTTCCTATATTACCTTACATGATGGTGTAGTTCCTATGGataattatttgttgttgtatattgtttacaataaatatagccaTGGCTTTTACAAAACCAGCCTGATATTAATATCCTGCCAGTAACTTGACTCAAATAGTTCTGAATTTTTCTGTCTGCCAGGAACTTAATTAACCAATGAAGGATTCTTCTCAAACATGATTATGATTGGTCTCACGTTGCACCCAACATCACgacagctttcagttttgtCAATATAAACCTTTGTTGGCACTCTGCCCTTACAACCTCTCCCAAAAAAGCTTCATGTGATTTATACTTATTCCTTTGAGGCAGCTTCATGAGCTACTCCGTTtaagttattttgttgtttgtagttcaacattttttcagAAATCAAGCTCACAGTTGATCTGAGTGGCTTCACTGGAGGGTTGAATGAGCTGGTTGTCATGAAAATtctgttatttaaaatgtgtgaaaactgagaaaatgttgGATATTTTCTCCTTTGACAGTCATTTCTAATGTCGCACACATTCAAGTAACACCTATCAGAAGTAGCTGTGTCGTTCCTGTCTTATTTTTGCACAACTGGGCTAATGTAAAGTGGTTTAAAAGGTttgatttgaattcatttgaagTCATATAATGAGTAGCTGGGCACGAAAGGCTGACcaactctcctcctcctgactCCACAATATTATGACCCAAgatcattttagttttttttttttaatttttcagcaaatttataaaaatacagTCCACTGTTAACACACCAAAATCACTAATAGTAGAATGAATTGCTGtaccaagtttcccatttctGGCACAGGAGTTTATGATTTTACTGTTTTTCCAATTCTTAAGTTTTCCCTGGACTGAAGGCATCACAACAACCTAACAATTTTTTAATGCTCAAACTTGAACACGGGTATATCTAGAGTTGTTCCAGGTCTGATACTATCTTAAACACCAGATCGGCTATTGGCATGAACAGTCCATGCATAGATCCATTACAGTGTGAAAGTTACACTGATCCTTCTTCTGAAACATATAACATGTACAGGAAGTTGTGCAACAATAGAGAGCTACAGTTTTAGAGCAGCCAAGAACTGATTTCCAGTAAATGGTTACAAACTGCAGATATGACAGCAGATATGGAAACAGtttactattaaaaaaaaaaaaaaaaaaaacaaacaaaacaaaacaaaaaaaaacccgaGGAAGACTATGAATTTTTACGTTGTTATTTTAgactataaatataaaactaaaataaatataaacaaaatagTGGCTTTATTTGTTAATCATCTATTGATCACAATTAGATAAATACTGTTAAGTAATGTCATTGTGATGATTCAATTTGACCGTTTTTAACTGAATTCACGTTCATCAAAATGCTCCTTCTGTCACatgattgattttaaaaaaaacgGGAGgtaaaatcatttaattttaaagttattttataGGTTAAAGGTGGATGTTCGTGATTAGCCCAAAGTCATCGTGAATCGCAGCGGTAGCTACTCTTCGTGGAGCATTTAGGTCTGAAACAGTCACGGTAGCTCTGACTCACAGCTGCTAGCAGAAAGGAGACGATCGTAGCAAACTCAATTCAAATATGTTAAATACACAACGGGGAAAGTTGACATGCTGTAAAACGGCCGCGAACAATACGCCCGAGTGTGACATTTGTTCTAGCACAATCTAAGagcacatatgtgtgtgtgtgtgattacaaTGACGGGTGTCTGTGCTGGCTAAGTTGTTCCGCCTCTGAGAGGTTTGATTCCGCCGTGTGCTCGGCGTGCAGTGGGGCCACAGCTGAACCCCGTTTCCGTCCGAAGAGCGGCCATGGCGGTCCAGCCTTCAATAAACATCCACAAAAGCACGGACACGACGCCGTACACGCACACGGCGCCAACGCTCAAATGTGGGGAAATGTGCATTCTCACCTGTTGGTCGCATTCGGGGCATGATTTAGTAGCCATTttgactttctttgttttatttgccgACATAGTCCGTCTCCTTCAGAAACACACCGACACTTCACGACAGCTACAACTTCTCTGTGCAACAACATGGACCAGGACGGGTCAGCCTGGACCTACACTGACCCGCAGGCTGCCTGCAAGATACACAAACCGCCGCAGATAAATGACAACAAACctttaatgtacacacacatactacaCTTACACTATTTATTCTAAAGCTGTGGGCATGCGCACTGAAGAGTCCTTCTGGTGACGGGCTACGTTCAAGTTCCTTGGGAAAAAAGTAGATAGTGGACTCTCTTCAGACTGACTGCAAAGCAGAATGGGAAAATATTTCTTTCGAGTAGTGAGCCCAGCTTCATATAATCATATACTAAGTTCATACATCACTAATTCTACATTCTACATACTCGTATATTTGTACTTCtctaatttctttctttgtttactaATTCAATTAACCCCGCTTCCATCCGAAGCGGCACATTTTCGACTGGAGAATGGTCTTCAAACTTCCCATGCGCTCACtcaaagggcatattgcaggttaaatTTTTTAGATGTATATATAATCTTGTCTAAGAAATACTATTCGAAAAGTAAATGGAGGTTTGAAAATTTTTTTCAAGACACAGGAGTGCAAATTTAGTCCAAAAGTCCAGTTTTGAGCTAAGCCTCTAAAAACGCTCTTTTTTCAACACTACGTCATAatgacgtaggcagagggagctACACACCGCCATCACTCAGTGTGGGAGGAGGTAGTCAGCAGTCAGAGTCAGTGCATTTTCAGTAGTGTtgtattgcattcatttatcattatcatggtAAATTATTGCCTTTGTGGAGGTtacacaaactgcagcctgtCAGGACATCGTGTCCACAGGTTtcctaacaggaaaaaaaatgtcgCTATCCTCGTCTATGGATATTCTCATTTATCCAGGTCATGGTTTgctctctcaaaattgatttgtgGGCAAATTGAATTGTATTTGCCTATGTAGACGTTtcacctcttatccaaggggcttcatcagttcatgcttgttggtctactaATCTGCACTCCTCTGACCAAGCGACTGGAGAAAGGGTTAGtgtatttaacctctgtgggtgtgttcaccaaagtacctgtgaaagtactggtttcaCTTGACCATTGTTGTGGTCCCCTGTGGACGACAGTCGTTAGGGTCAGGTGTACCCCTGGTGAATGATGATCGTCTGAGGTTAAGttgttaattctcctgggtACAGATGAAAGGGCGACATTGTAAATGTGGTGTTGCAGACCCCCCTCCCCTGTTAAGGGGtggtttttccactttcacaTAGATAGCTTCTTTTTTTAGTCACTCTCCTCCGTGCCTGGGTGCTTCGTGCAGCTGAAGAGATGGTAAACAGGACCAGAAAAGAGAGCAGACCAGCTACAGAGTTCGATTTCCGGTGTGGGCAGCTGAATACGGCTAAGTAATTGGTAATTGGTTGGGAGTAATGGACTGAGCTAATGTAAGATACGGCGTCCCtcaggacctaggccgaaccagaccagactagactggTGACGTCACCCCTCCAGAGAACGAAGCGGACCGGATCAGAGAATACTGATCAGGAGAAACAgaacgaatcacccactgagatgatgGAAAAGGGGCAGAATTTAATATACCCGTTCATTAAACGTGAAAACATATATAATTAATTCAGTATTTAATTAgttatttcatggtcctgttgttTCATTAAtctattttatctgtcaaacccACCCATTGAAGTTTGACCCCCCCACCGATCCTTCTCTAAGacccgccccccttggttactgttgccaTGCcagcctgttttctgttgtctggaGTTCGGTCCaaaaatgtccggtcagcatcacTCAGGTGAtcagaaagggaaagagaataagaaaattaaGAGTTAAGACATTTtctgaacaaatattttttaaaaggtggtgatggtgaagctgggacgagaaacgtagagcaaggtaagaaacagggccgttagcttgtaagATAAGATAACTGgtcagctctaatgctaacatccgttagcctagcttgtattaaagcccgacacaaaacgttatctttgacagaaacagctgagtttggtagctccatcagaaatgaagagacagagaggagagggctccagctgcagacacaacacacacaaggtactcgttaatgtttttttgtgcagaaagacagacctgtattcagctgtgagtgatgaggagttcagattgtttttttttaaactataaTCTGGGTTCAGATTTTCATTAGTCCACAGTGAGATAGATTGTCTTCTAAGGAGAAATGGGACGCACGCTAATTTGAGTCGAAAGGCACCAAGCAGATgatcaataacaaaacaaagttcTGAATAACGATTTCACGGTTAAATGAATCATTAAAGCTGAGCATGCAGCATAATGATAGCAGCTGTTTGTCAAGACCCCGTAGCTGCTCATCTGATGTTGGTGAATGAACACCAACATCAGAtaccaacaccaacaccaataaatatttaagtttCAAGTCTCTGACTGGATAATGTGAGTATTTCCAAAGGTTTAACCCGCTGTCACTTTTAAAAGGACTCCATGCCATGAGCACAATTAGCATTACTCCATTCTGCAGAAATATGTTGGAGAATTTATTTTGAGTACAGGAATTGTAGCCAAGTCAATTGATGCTGTTAAATGCGGTGGTATCCCACAtaacataatttaaataattgcaGCTGTGAGAATTTTCCTAGgatataaatttaaattaatctcTAGCAATAGTGCAATTTAGTGTGTGTGCTTCTTGCAAGTAAATTCACTGTGgttgtatatatgtatatgattTATATGACAGGTCTGGCCCAAGTTTTCTACcaggtcagaaaaaaaattgttgtggttcacgaaaaaaaaacaaaaacacaatagtAAAATATGACCTTAACATATGACAATCACTCAATatattaataatgataacattttattatatttatattctgtgTGTAAAATTAACTAAATGCAAATATTCATTGTTAGtttcaaatttatttcagtaaatgaCAATGATAATTGCTATTTAATCTGCTTCTTTCTTCAACTGCTTTACAGGTGAgctcacacacagatttcaaaGGGGAGAGGAATAAGAGAATATTGCCTTCAACAAATCAACAATAGCTAAAAAGGGACAGATCAGTAGACACTGCCATCTCCACAGCAAATTATTCCAAAATCTAAAAGATAAACTTGTACATTACTCATCATGGCAACATGTCAATCCTCAGGGATCGCTGCACCCCTCTTTCCCCCACCACAAAAGACCATTCTGAAAGGGCGGCATCACCAAGCAACAGGATTTCACTGTTCAACATAGTCAGACATTGCAGTTGGCGAGATCTCTACAGAGTAAACTGACAGTGACATTGACATTGGGCTGTATAGTACAAGCACACTAaagcatgcaaacacatgctGCAGTTCTGTCAATCCACCAGCAAGAAGCCCAGAGATAAACCAATATGGAGTCAACATGAAGTCTGGAGAAATGGAGAGACATTTCTGATGTTATTTCAAAAAATGAAGCATCACTGAGTTATGAGAGGAGAggatttttgaaaattaaatgttttctccCCTGCAAATGAATGGATTTGTGAAGTTATTTGCAACTTTTTTGCCACGGTCACCATAATTTGGTGAACTGACTCAATTTCCAGTCAAAATCTGACAAGATGAGAAGATGCTCTGTTCTAAAACGTAGGTTGGATGTTCCATGGCTTGCATGCGTTTGGTCTTCTGTGCCGTTGTCCCAACATGTGTAAAATATGCCACAAAGCAATCCTACAGAACGGCAGATTAATGATGACTCAGGTTTGGAAATGAGCTATAATGTCACTACAATATCCTGTAGTCTTTATATACTCAGCTAAAGAGCCACTTCTCAGTATGGAACGATGTGAAGGAGTGAGGGGTTGATGACTCAGTGTTTACACCTATCACAGCTAGTAACTCTATCATCAACAATGAAGTGATTCAGGTTAAAGGTAAATTGGTCAAGTATGAAATTATAAAGGAATGATTCCAAAGACTTGCCACAAGTGAAAATTGAAGCTAAGTACACTGCTGCTGACACACATTTATTAAAACGGAACTCCCTAATCTGTTGCAGATAATAGTTCTGCTATAGAGGGAAAGTGAGGAggaaatgatgcagaaaaaaagccccccccccccccctctttttttttttttttttttaaatgaaggacTCACGTCTTTTATCACTccttgatgtttatttttattcctcgcctttgtgtgtccttgtgagtgtgtgtagttTTATATTCTTAACATAATGAAACATTGATGGATGGACTTCACATCCTCCCAACCTGCAATAGTTTTAAAGGACCAGGCCTTCATAGGCAGGGCCCTCGGACTCCGGGGATTCTCTCTGCAGACGAAGATGCTCCAGTGTGTTGTGGAAGTGTTTGTTGATCTGCTCCGTCTCCTCACTTGCCTCCAAGTTGGGAAGATCTTCCCTGATCTTTTGGATCAGCTGGTTTAATACCTGGACAGTCACCTAGATGGGTGGAGGATAAGGGACAGTTTACAGTCTGATCTGCTGTGGACTGCATT
This window harbors:
- the c3h16orf87 gene encoding UPF0547 protein C16orf87 homolog isoform X1; translated protein: MSANKTKKVKMATKSCPECDQQIPVACKSCPCGFVFISRKLLNAKSNERSPAIAEKLDLKRRRTERIRRERIDSPLTSDMENRRRSRSNSQSDPIRRGRGRPKSVGLKKQDEEKEKQEKEVDIYASLSDEKAFVFSVALAEINRKILGQKLIL
- the c3h16orf87 gene encoding UPF0547 protein C16orf87 homolog isoform X2, coding for MSANKTKKVKMATKSCPECDQQIPVACKSCPCGFVFISRKLLNAKSNERSPAIAEKQEKEVDIYASLSDEKAFVFSVALAEINRKILGQKLIL